In Helianthus annuus cultivar XRQ/B chromosome 9, HanXRQr2.0-SUNRISE, whole genome shotgun sequence, the following are encoded in one genomic region:
- the LOC110878468 gene encoding proline-rich receptor-like protein kinase PERK3, translating into MSRTLAAIVGGAAGAMVLLGFVILVTWFFFCNNRSVSRTSETDSSDPSQVGRSQAVQLVIRETRRFEIDELSLATKNFSDKSLIGEGKFGEVYKGLLHDGMLVAIKRRLAPPTQEFIQEARYLASIQHRNIVTLLGYCQASGQQILVYEYVPNGSVSIHLYGAGQVTKEKLEFKHRLSIALGAAKGLAHLHSLSPRLAHKDFKTANVLVDENFIAKVADAGVRNFLGRVDSAGPSSQARIDEIFLAPEVREFKRFSEKSDIYSFGVFLLELVSGQEAAELLSSNSNQNLVEWVHSHQEAGTISGIIDPRIGNSFTTEGMEEYIHLIIGCVEVSSERRPAMSYVVTELDRILEKEMSLTTIMGEGTPVVTLGSQLFRAAK; encoded by the exons ATGTCAAGAACTCTTGCAGCAATAGTGGGAGGTGCTGCAGGAGCTATGGTCTTACTTGGGTTTGTGATTTTAGTTACATGGTTCTTCTTTTGTAATAACAGAAGCGTGTCCCGAACTTCAGAAACCGACTCTTCTGATCCATCTCAAG TTGGAAGATCTCAGGCGGTTCAACTAGTCATCCGAGAAACCCGACGGTTTGAAATTGATGAATTGTCTTTAGCTACAAAAAATTTTAGTGACAAAAGTTTGATCGGTGAAGGAAAATTCGGTGAGGTGTACAAGGGCTTGCTTCATGATGGTATGCTTGTAGCGATAAAAAGAAGACTAGCTCCCCCTACTCAAGAGTTCATACAAGAG GCGAGGTATCTGGCATCTATTCAGCACCGGAATATTGTGACGCTTTTAGGTTACTGTCAGGCAAGTGGTCAACAGATCCTTGTATACGAGTATGTACCCAACGGAAGTGTTTCAATCCACTTGTACG GAGCCGGTCAGGTTACGAAAGAAAAACTTGAATTCAAGCATAGACTTTCAATAGCTCTTGGGGCGGCTAAAG GTTTGGCTCACCTTCACTCATTAAGCCCACGTTTGGCTCACAAGGATTTCAAAACAGCAAATGTTCTTGTAGATGAGAACTTTATAGCCAAAGTTGCAGATGCAGGTGTCCGAAATTTCTTGGGCCGAGTTGACTCAGCGGGCCCGTCTTCTCAAGCTAGAATTGATGAGATATTCCTTGCTCCAGA GGTACGTGAATTCAAGCGCTTCTCTGAAAAAAGTGACATTTACAGCTTTGGTGTATTCCTGCTCGAGTTGGTAAGTGGACAAGAAGCAGCGGAATTACTATCTTCAAACTCCAACCAAAATCTTGTTGAATGGGTGCATAGTCATCAAGAAGCAGGAACTATCTCCGGTATCATTGATCCACGAATCGGGAACAGCTTCACAACGGAAGGTATGGAAGAATATATCCACTTGATAATCGGGTGTGTCGAAGTTTCAAGCGAGAGAAGGCCTGCAATGAGTTATGTGGTAACCGAGCTGGATCGAATACTTGAAAAAGAAATGAGCTTGACAACAATCATGGGGGAAGGAACCCCGGTTGTGACCCTTGGAAGTCAACTCTTTCGGGCTGCAAAATAA